The following are from one region of the Caldalkalibacillus salinus genome:
- the rplW gene encoding 50S ribosomal protein L23, translating into MRDPRDIIKRPIITEDTTDMMADNKYVFEVDVYANKSEVKKAVEQIFDVKVVKVNTVNTKKKPKRFGRYSGFTARRKKAYVKLSEDSKPLEFFEGV; encoded by the coding sequence ATGAGAGATCCACGTGATATCATCAAGCGCCCAATCATTACTGAAGACACGACGGACATGATGGCTGATAACAAATACGTGTTTGAAGTTGACGTGTACGCAAACAAATCAGAAGTGAAGAAAGCAGTTGAACAGATCTTTGACGTGAAAGTCGTTAAAGTGAACACAGTTAACACTAAGAAGAAGCCTAAGAGATTTGGTCGTTACAGTGGGTTTACTGCGCGCCGCAAAAAAGCGTACGTAAAACTTTCTGAAGACAGCAAGCCTCTAGAGTTCTTTGAAGGTGTATAA